Genomic DNA from Setaria italica strain Yugu1 chromosome V, Setaria_italica_v2.0, whole genome shotgun sequence:
CATTACCACAAGATCTTTTATTTGCGTAAGGGTTATAATTTTTGCTTACAAAAGTTTTATTTCAGTACATTTCATATGCTCTACCTAAGGGACAAATTTGATTGTGCAGCACAAAAGATTGTCTTTTTGGTTTTGACATGTTACCTGGCTTGCTCCAGGTGCTTCGAGAAGCAAATGCAGACTAttgttgaagaaaaaaaaagaggcttTAGTAATGATCAGCAGCACCTGTGGTCAAGATGAAATTTATCATTTGGATTTTTATCTACCTATCAATCTAGCCCACAGTGAAATATTTCCATGGTTGTATGTGACAAGTTATTCAGTAGATATGCTCCCTGGCCATTTGATTGCAAGGTTAGCTTGTGCgaaaaaggaaagaacaagAATGTAGGAAGAGCAAAaattttatgtatttttttaaCTATGATTAGCGACAAGTTTAGCTTATATAAGGAAGGTTTTTGGAGCTTAGGCCACTTGAATTTACAGGCCTACTCATAAATGTTGTGTTATCTGGCTATTACCATTATAGGACATTTTTGTGTTATTTGGTATAATAAGTTGCTCGTTCCTTGATCTTCATGTTTACTTTGCCTGATGTTGGGATGATGCAAGGATATGAGTTTAAGTCCTTAGGATAATGTACACGAATGTGCCATAGCGACAGCAGTATATCACCACTTTTGGGATTGTGAAGTAATTTTCCTAATGTTTTGCAGTTTTCAAAGCTATACCTGGGAGGTGGATATGTGATTGTGACACAGGAGTGTGCATTGTTCTACGATAATTGGTTCTTACTATTTTCTAAGCTGCTGGTGGTTGTAATTTGATTACCGACTTGATCATGATGCAAGCAGAAAATTGCTCCAACAATTATGAAATTATTTTGCAGGTTTCTGTCCACTATAAGATTTCTAATTCCTAGCTTTCACGTTCATTGCAACAAAAGTTTGATCTGCCACAAGGTTATAATGGTTGTCAATTTCATAGACAGACCAAAGACTACATGATACAGGATGGTGACTTGAAGGTTTGTCACGCATGCTATTTTTTCGAGGCCTCTATTCATCAGTATTGACTAATCATACATCCATTTGTCTTGCATGATTGAATCAGTTCCTCAATGTCTCCAATATATGTTTTCAGCAATTCGAAGCATATTGTCCATTCAAATCAAGAAGAGGGAAAGGAGTTGGAAGACATGTTACCCTTTTTTGGCAGACTTTCTAAGAGAGATTCCACTTTCCGTGGGATTACATAAGTGATTACCTGTGTAAATCTATGTCAAGTATGGCCCCATTGATTTAAACATGCATCAATACTACTAATTCCTCCATACCAAGCAAATTGTGCAGAGAACACCTATTGGCGTTGGCAGTATGGACAGGTCGGTTTTACCTGcttattttgaattttgtttgCCATCAGGACTTCCATGAGACCCAATGATGCTCCTGTCTACACTCCtgccaatctatcaaatgatGTGGTGGTTGCTGGTTGTAGTTTGGATTTGGAAGTGGTTGCTGGTTGTAGTTTGGGATTGGAGGTGGTTGCTGTCTGTCTATGGTCTCTGAAGAATTGTTGTTGTGCAGTGATATTGGTTTGGCGGTGGTATTGTCTCTTGTTGTTTtgaggttgttgttgttgtttgaaaGGGTAAATTGTATGGGTTATATTGGCTTGAGAACTTGGCTGTTGTTTTGAAAAAGGCTCTTCAAACTCATGAATATTCCAAGGATGAGCAACCCAGTCCTGCTCATAATCATAGTACTGTTCATCATCATATTCTTCCATCCTCTCTTCTTGACCCTCATTAGCAACATATTGTTGTTGGTACTGATCTTGGCCAGGATGGATTCCCTTAGCTCTAGCACTAGGTAGTGTTCTATAAATTTACTTGTTGTGTAACTGAGCATCATCTCTAAAGTGCAGAGCTTTTTGTACATTGCTAGTGTGTAGGTGGGGTACATAGTAATTCATGGATTGTTGTTGCACAGATGTGTTTTTACCTTTGAAATTGGAACCTTGATCTGGCAGATGTGTTTTTACCTTTGAAATTGGAACCTAGATCTGGCAAATTTGGATCTGTAGCTTGTGCAGCAACATCATCAAAGAGCTTCAGGATCTTGTCCAAACTTCCTTGGATTGACTTGTTCTGGGCATCTTAGTCTTGCATGAACTTGTCCAGGGTGTGACGAAGTCCATCCACTTCCATAGCAGTGGCGTACAAGACCTTCTCACCACCTTCACCCGTGTTCACCATAGTTGCTTTGTAAGATCGGCTTGGGTAAAACCCGCCCCAATTTGTCTTACAAGCTTGTCTACCGCTGCCTAAGACACGGATTGGCtacaaaattttacacagaaaTTAGTTCTGCAACCCTCACCAAGAGTGTCTCCCGCCGTCACCACCACAGTTTGGAATCACACATAGCTCATGGAATTTTACACAAGAACAAAGCCTTGCAACCCTCGCTGTTGTGAAATCGACTGGGAAAAGGGGGGTTTTCTCCACAGATCCAGGTGGGAGGGTGGGATTTTAGGTGATTGAGTCACAACCACATCTCACCTCACCGGTCGGACTGAATCTAGGAGATTTGGCTCACTTTAAGTTTGTGTTAAACATGAACACATGCACATATTCTGATTCACTCACTTTAGTCACGATAATGTTAATATTTTACATGTataattttggaattaaaatatACCGAATTATGCCTAGATTTCTAACACTATGTTCGTTGTCATACAATTCAGCGATTTACAGCAGGACTCTGATGGCacgtgattttttttatatgacaGGATCCACCGTGCGAAGAGGTTCCTGGAGCAATTGAGAAATGTAAAGCTGCAGGCATCCGTGTCATAGTGATAACTGGAGATAACAAAGAGACAGCTGAGGCTATCTGTCGGGAAATAGGCGTTTTCGGCAGGGATGAGGACCTCTGCAGCAAGAGTTTCACAGGGAGAGAGTTCATATCCCTCCTAGATAAGAAATCTAAGCTGAGACAGCAAGGGGGGCTTCTGTTCTCCCGGGCTGAGCCGAAACACAAGCAAGAGATTGTGAGGCTGCTAAAAGAAGATGGTGAGGTTGTCGCAATGATGGGAGATGGAGTTAACGATGCCCCTGCATTGAAGTTGGCTGACATTGGCATAGCAATGGGCATTGCTGGCACGGAGGTATCTTTCCTAGTGCCTTCCCCCCTTCCCTTTAGTTTAACAAACACTTGGTGGACCAACTCTGATGAAAGGAATTAAGCTGACTCTTTTGATGTAGAAAGAAATATGCTTCAGGTCTTCAGTTTATTTTGCATATATTCCCTATATCTTGTGGGCATCATCCATTGTACCAGAAGAAAACCTAAGTTCAGAACCTCCTCGCTAGCCTTGACTGACTGCAGTATGCTACCAGTATTTAGCGCTTAAATAATGTGTCTCAGCTATTATTGTAGCTTCATAGTGCACTTCGTTACTTCATATCACtcaaaaatcaaagaaaaaaatatttccaGGTTGCTAAGGAAGCTTCTGATATGGTGCTAGCAGACGACAATTTCAGAACAATTGTTGCAGCAGTTGGTGAAGGAAGATCTATCTACAACAACATGAAAGCATTCATAAGGTTTTTAGCGCCATCTAGTCCTGGTTCCAGTTAAAGTTGTACCATGCAAGTTGCTATACCTTAACATGCCATTATTTTCTTGTATGAATAAACCAAAACAATTGCTTGTATATACTTATAATATAAAATAGCATGAACAGTGGTGCACTTACTATCAGGAACCGTTGTTGCAGATACATGATATCATCAAACATCGGTGAGGTGGCCTAAATATTCCTTACAGCTGCCTTGGGCATTCCAGAATGGCTCATTCCTGTCCAGCTTCTATGGGTTAACCTTGTCACTGATGGACCACCAGCCACTGCACTGGGGTTCAACCCACCGGATAAGGATACCATGGAGAAACCTCCACGCCAAAGCGAAGATTCACTGATCAGTGCGTGGGTCTTGTTCCGCTACATGGTATGCTCTTCTACCACCACCTGAAACTTGTAGCCTTGTAGGGGCAGTAGTAGGAACAATTGTAGCGAAGATTCACAGATTTGGATTAATTGCAGTAACCTGAATTCTTGTCTGATGAGCAGTCATTGGGCTCTATGTTGGTGTGGCAACAGTTGGTGCATTTGTCATCAGGTACACACGGATCTTTCCTGGGGATAAATCTGGGTGCTGACGGCCATACTCTTGTGACCTACAGCCAGCTCTCAAACTGGGGCCAGTGCTCCTTCTGGGAGGATTTCAATGCAGAACCATTCACCGCAGGGGACCGTGTGTTCTCCTTCGACGCCAATCCCTGCGACTACTTCACTGAGGGAAAGGCGAAGGCCACGACGATCTCCCTCTCCGTCCTGGTCACCATCGAGATGTTCAATTCCTTGAACGCGCTGTCTGAAGATGCAAGCCTACTGACCATGCCTCCTTGGGTCAACCCCTGGCTCCTCCTGGCCATGGCAGTGTCGTTCGATCTGCACTTCTTGACCCTGTATGTACCTTTCTTCGCATCGGCATTCGGTATCGTGCCCCTGAGCTTCAACGAGTGGATGTTGGTCTTGGTCGTGGCGTTTCCAGTGATCATCATCGATGAGGCCCTCAAACTGGTGAGACGGTGCGTGCTCCGCCTCTGTAGACCATCGATGAAGCTCAAGGCCGACTGAAACTCCCCCTGAACTCTGAACATGTGCTGAAACGGGTAGAGGGTAGACATACAAATGAGGTGAGAGTATGACAGAAAAGCTGAAGCAAAACAATCAGTATACTGTGTACATATCGGTCTACCGTGTGGAGAAATAATCAAATAATTACCACCTATAGATTTCAAGTAGTCCTCCATGTAACCAAAATTGTTGAAACGGTGGAGCCTATTATTCTGCCTCAGGCAGTCGAGGCCCAGAAACGGTATTATTTGTACCATATGACGCCCTGGAGATGGAAAATATGTCATTGGTTTGATGACCACTTAACTGAGAGACCCCAGTAGCGGGGATGGAGGACGCCGGCGTAGGCTGCCTCCTGATGGAGGCCACCGGCGCCTGTTGTCACGTTGGCAAAAGAAACAGGCGGACGCGGTGGCGTCCGGCAGGCGGCTGAGCTGACAGGAGTCAGGAAAGGTGAATCGGGGTCTGTCAAGAATGAGGagggaaacaaagaaaacagtGGCGAGATTGGGAAATCGAAGAGCAAAATCGCAAGAACAGAGAAGGATTTCTAGCAGAGCAACTGCAGTAGTTTACTGAACCAGGGATAAGTTGGGGACAACCCAAATACAGATAGCCGCCAGGATGACGGGAGTTCTACTGCTAAGCTACTCTACTCTAGGGTTTGAGTTCTTCTCTTCTTCGATGCCTATTACAGCAGGAGACTCGGTCCTAAATAGCATGGGCCGGTCAGAATGGATTAAATTAAGCAAACACTGTTTAGCAACCTAAAACAGAGAGTAAACCGGTTCAGGTGGTGGTTTAATTTCTAGGAGCTCCAGTCTCGTGTAATCGGCCCTTTGAATCACCtaccgtgtgcgtgtgcccggttTAGACCCGCGTTGTATTAATACTTTTATCTCTTCTTAATGgaatgatgcgcagctctcctgcgtattctagaaagaaaaaaaaaaacggtTCAGGTGCGTTGATGGAGTCGAAGTTGACGACGACCCTCCAATGCTTGATGGACGGCATCCAATGAAGTCGCTGAAGCGTTACCTTGCCTGCCGACTTGTGGACTCCTTGCTTGACTGACGACCTGAATGCACAACTGAATGGCTATAGGTCTTGCTGCTCCTGACAGCGTCCGGGGCAAGGGTAGGCGGAGTGCCGGCGCACGGTGGGTTACGAGGGATCGTTAGGAATTTAGGATGAAGTGGTCAAGTGGAAGCAGGCGTGTGTTCTCTTTTGGCATGTTTTCCTTGGAAAGCGCGTGCCGGCCGGGCTGAACAAGGCACAAAGACCCCGAAGTGGAGACGGAAGTTACCATGCTCGGGCAAGCAGTTCAAAGCTGGCCTTAAAGCTTGGGCAATGCGCACACCAGCTTGGAGTGGGGAACTCACTGTAAAATAGGGGGAGAAAGACAATTGCAATTATAGAAAACGCATCCTGCCGGGCCTCAAACGAGGCTCGGGTACCTGTACCACCCTTGTCAGCCTGATGTCTGCTCTACATTTGTCGTATCATATGTTGTTCAGATTGAGGTATCGAGAGTATCAGGAAGACAGAAACTCGCTTTCAGAAAGCCCGGCAATGAATGGAACTCCACAACAACAACTTCCAGATTACTGAGACGGGTTATCAATTAAACATATAAAACAATCAAGATAAACATTACCTGAAAGCCAACAGCCTACACTGCAACAGAACCTGATGATCACCCAATAGCTACATTCAGAACCAATTCAGAGGAGGAATCTGAACAAAGGAGCAGGATAGCTCACGCATGGCTACTGCTTCCAGGGCCAGATAGATGGATCACGCGAATTACAGCACGTATCAACAAGTATGCTGAGTTTCAAACAAATGCTTCTACGGGCCTATTTTCACTTGCCAGTGATTGCTGTCTGTGGTTGTCTTGTCTGTAGGTCTCATTGGTACCCAATCACGCATAAGAATCACAGCAGCCGGAtagtgatgcaagaacaagcaCGCCAGCTCTGAAGAACTGTATACCCTTTGCAcgtaggggatgtttggataccccgtgctaaactttagcacttgtcacatcggatgtttggatactaattaggagtattaaacatagtttaattacagaactaattgcacagatgtagtctaattcgtgagacgaatctattaagcctaattagtccatgatttaacaagtggtgctacagtaaccatttgctaataatggattaattagccttaatagattcgtctcacgaattagactccatctgtgcaattagttttgtaattaaactatgtttagtcctcctaattagcatccgaacatccgatgtgacaggtgctagtttagcatggggtatccaaacaccccctaaatcgcAACAGCCACCCAGCAATGACTTAGCTTTACAGGTCACAGCACCGAGATGTTTATCAATGTCATCCACATAGTAATTCATTCGTAGTCAAAATAAAACATGGAAATAGCAAGGACCGAAACCGAGACTTGGCAAAATGATAACAGTGATTGAATCCCCCCTTACTTTGCAACATAAGAAATCTGGTTATCACAAGTCTCATCGGCAGCTTCAAAAGCTAAAAGGGAGGAGCGAAACAAGATTGATACCATAATACATAGACAAATATTAGCTAAACCCTGAATCTGTATAGTATGATCAATATCACATCGAGAAGTCGAGTGGGAGATGGCTGTGTTCCCATGTCGTTAGGCATTCCCCGTGGTCATCTAGAGCTCAAACTCCTCCTCACGGAGCGCCATCTCTGCAgcttcctcctcatcgtcatcaaGAGCAAAGTACTGGTTCCTCTCCGCTGGCCTGAACATGTAGAACATGAACATGTAGAATGCCACGGTGGCCACCTCCTCAGCCGCAACACTCACCCATCTGTACTTGTAGTTGGTGATTGTCTTGAGGGCATAGACAATGATCCTGGTGAAGTACAAGTATCCAATCACGACGACATAGAACTGGCGGAAGAGCGTGAGCTTGGCAAGGGTTCTGGCTGCCTTCCCATCTGTCTTGGATGACTCCCGCAGAGAGCGCATCGACCACACAACTGGGAAGAGCACAGCGCAGCAGCAAGCAACATCGACAAACAGGAAGATCTGGTTCCATGTCACCCATCCCTGTAAGAATGGCCCGGTCTCACCGaccacagcagcagcaatgttagCTGCGACCTGCAGCGGGATTACCGCCATGAGCACCTTCTTCTCCTTGTCCTGCAGGAATGGCTTCAGGAACGACCACCCGGTCCCAATCAGCGCAATCACAGCGAACAAGATGACACCCTTCACGAGCTGGAACAGGTAAAACATGACATCCCACCCGTGCGGTGTCCCGGCAGTGCGGATGTAGTGCTGGTCCTCGGCCGCAGAGATGCAGTAGAGCATACGGGCGACGAGCAGGCCGGACATGAGGTGGTGGATGCGGTGCGCAGAGAGGCGGTTGCGGTAGAGGGTGATGTAGAGCCAGCCGGCCAGGAAGGCGACGTAGCAGGCGGCGAAGAAGGCGTAGATCGCCGGGACGGAGGCCATGCCGACGGAGAGGTAATCCTTGCTGCCGTCCAGGTTGGTGTTGTACATGTCGGTGCGGACCTTCATGGTGACCTTGGTCTCCGGCGCGCAGCTGGCGAAGAAGAGGCTGTACTCGTCGGGTGGGTGATNNNNNNNNNNNNNNNNNNNNNNNNNNNNNNNNNNNNNNNNNNNNNNNNNNNNNNNNNNNNNNNNNNNNNNNNNNNNNNNNNNNNNNNNNNNNNNNNNNNNNNNNNNNNNNNNNNNNNNNNNNNNNNNNNNNNNNNNNNNNNNNNNNNNNNNNNNNNNNNNNNNNNNNNNNNNNNNNNNNNNNNNNNNNNNNNNNNNNNNNNNNNNNNNNNNNNNNNNNNNNNNNNNNNNNNNNNNNNNNNNNNNNNNNNNNNNNNNNNNNNNNNNNNNNNNNNNNNNNNNNNNNNNNNNNNNNNNNNNNNNNNNNNNNNNNNNNNNNNNNNNNNNNNNNNNNNNNNNNNNNNNNNNNNNNNNNNNNNNNNNNNNNNNNNNNNNNNNNNNNNNNNNNNNNNNNNNNNNNNNNNNNNNNNNNNNNNNNNNNNNNNNNNNNNNNNNNNNNNNNNNNNNNNNNNNNNNNNNNNNNNNNNNNNNNNNNNNNNNNNNNNNNNNNNNNNNNNNNNNNNNNNNNNNNNNNNNNNNNNNNNNNNNNNNNNNNNNNNNNNNNNNNNNNNNNNNNNNNNNNNNNNNNNNNNNNNNNNNNNNNNNNNNNNNNNNNNNNNNNNNNNNNNNNNNNNNNNNNNNNNNNNNNNNNNNNNNNNNNNNNNNNTAcggaaaactccacctctctatcaggtGAACATGCCAGGACAAGTCGTGCGGTGCAACATGTCAGAGTACTCACAGACATACAGCGGAGgctttctagacgggctcccgatagagggtatgcacaagggAGTGCAGAATTAAGATGCCTCAAGGATAAGGTAGAACTACCATagaagggtgagttgatgtggaggcgAGGCGAAGCGGCGGAGAGGGGGAGGTGCGCGACGCGAATTGGCCGGACGGGCCGAGGGGGTGGAGacttttctccttttctgtTGGCTGGTGGGCTTTGGGAGGGGTGGGGGTGAGGGCCCATGCGGCGTCGGATCTCGCCATGGTGGGGAGACTTTGACCGGGGGGACGCTTAGCAGGAAAGCAATCGTGTCGGTCGGAGCGTCTGATCGTGATCGCACGGTGCACGTACGGCCTTGACGCACGCTACGGGCCAATACGATGCCGGCGAACACGTCTATGCGAGTGCAAATCGCAATTTCTACGAAGCTTGGCAGCAATCTAGAAGGACAATTTGGTTGACGAATGGCGAGGAATCACTGACGATGAGACGACGGCCTGCCGGGTCAAGCAATTTGTCCGACGTGCCGGAGCCGCCGAGAGCCCGAGACCGAGAGGCTTATGCAGCGTCTGCTTCAGGGCCTCTACACGCGGCGGCGACCGGAATATCGAGTTATCGACGTGCTGATAACTTGACCCGAAGAAAGTTGGGAGGTTAGGAGGGGAGGCACTCGCATATGTAGAGGTGTTTAgatactatgtgctaaactttagcaatgttatattggatgttcggatgctaattagaaggattaaatatgagctaattataaaactaattgcagaacccttttctaattcacgagacgaatctattaaaccagcaaatggttactgtagcaccacattgtcaaatcatgaactaattaggtttaatagattcgtctcgcgaattagactccatttgtgcaattagttttataattagcctatattaaATTTTAATTAACAtcaaacatctaatgtgacatgtgctaaaatttagtggGGTGTAACCAAACACCCCGTAGTGTCCGAGTAGTGACAGTGACAAGACATCCATCCATTCTGGCTCGTTTCGCCGGTCAGTTGGCAAAGTCTGTGATCGGAGCACAGCGGAACGGCGAACATGTTTTTGTTTCCTCAGCTTCTCCACTTTACACGCGCAATCTACTGCCGTACCGGCTGCCGCCTGAGCCAATGCGATCCAGCCTTTTTGTGCCCTTGAGGCGTTCGCGCCCTCCACGGATGACGGGACGAGCCTGGTCACGGCTTTTGGATTCACGCGTTTGTTGCGGGAAACCGACGCGCGTTGCTGGACGACATGGGATGGCCAGGCCGGTCGAGCGGGTCGAGGGCGTGCCGTAAAGGCTCGTAACCACGACGCCGGCCGTCCGCTTCGATACCTCCGTTCATTGGGCGCTCTCTGGGGCGTGCGTGGGGAACGATGGGGCGGCACAGTCGATTGGGCGCGACGGAAGAGATCGATCAGGGAATGGTGAGTTTGAGGCGGCGCAGTCGACAAGGGTCGGTGAGGCGTCGGCGCCCACGTGCCCGCCGACAGCCCGAGTACCGCAGCGCCGACGCAACGGCCCATGGACGTTGGACGCCGACTTCAAGGTTTTGCCTTTGTTGTTTGATGTTGCTGAGGAAAGCGCGCAGTTGAGTGACCCCGCCCGAAGCTCCATTTTAGGTGGGCCTGAGGGTGGATCAAGCTGTGACTGAAACAGCATAGAGTGGGCCGTCAGCTCCCTCCCTGCCCTCCCTCCTGCACGGTTAGCAGATATCCCGAACGGCCTGATTTCAATCACCAGCACCTAATCGTTGACAGAGCTGCGGCGCTTGTGGTTTAGATCCACCGTTATGCTTTCCTTAACGCCTGCTCCACTTTGTTGTTGCATAATTGTTTTGTTGTTGCATCATTGTTTCGTTTCGCGTTGGTTTTT
This window encodes:
- the LOC101780020 gene encoding protein GPR107; the protein is MKVRTDMYNTNLDGSKDYLSVGMASVPAIYAFFAACYVAFLAGWLYITLYRNRLSAHRIHHLMSGLLVARMLYCISAAEDQHYIRTAGTPHGWDVMFYLFQLVKGVILFAVIALIGTGWSFLKPFLQDKEKKVLMAVIPLQVAANIAAAVVGETGPFLQGWVTWNQIFLFVDVACCCAVLFPVVWSMRSLRESSKTDGKAARTLAKLTLFRQFYVVVIGYLYFTRIIVYALKTITNYKYRWVSVAAEEVATVAFYMFMFYMFRPAERNQYFALDDDEEEAAEMALREEEFEL